A genomic window from Paenibacillus sp. FSL K6-0276 includes:
- a CDS encoding bifunctional homocysteine S-methyltransferase/methylenetetrahydrofolate reductase: MKPDLRSAWGNKVLVGDGAMGTYLYQKGFPVGISYEELNLTSPGVIEDVHRSYIDAGAVLLESNTFSANFDRLSKYGLESKVEEINRAGVRIARKAAGDNGYVLGAVGSIRAGKRANLSSTELKKYFTQQITALLEEEVDGIMLETFYDVEELHLALKTVRKHSTLPVICQFAVDESARTLDGLTLPEAFRILEGDGADIIGFNCNTGPNGIKRALKAVQGNLVLPTSVYPNAGVADYVDGEYRYGASPEYFGQMAVTFAEMGCRIIGGCCGTTPQHIAEISSALKGYVPQPLPEPTLPTVERVSLQEHFGEDEGRDGREPNLVDLVKERHTVIVELDPPRDLDIAKFMQGAEVLRRAGADALTLADNSLAVTRMSNMALGHLVHAKTGLRPLVHIACRDRNLIGTQSHLMGFDALGIDHVLAVTGDPAKFGDLPGSSSVYDLTSFEIIRMIKQLNDGISFSGKPLKQKANFVIGAAFNPNVKHLDKAVQRLEKKIASGADYIMTQPVYDQELIVKIAEATAHLDIPVFIGVMPLASGRNAEFLHNEVPGIQLTDEVRNRMKGLEGEAGRTEGVAIAKELLDVATAHFNGIYLMTPFMFYDMSAQLMEYVWEKLGRKLSPLFR; the protein is encoded by the coding sequence GTGAAGCCGGATTTACGTTCCGCATGGGGAAACAAAGTATTGGTCGGAGACGGAGCGATGGGTACCTACTTATATCAGAAGGGTTTCCCTGTCGGCATTTCCTACGAAGAATTAAATTTGACTTCTCCAGGAGTTATCGAAGATGTCCATCGCAGCTACATCGATGCAGGGGCAGTGCTGCTGGAAAGCAACACTTTCTCAGCGAATTTTGACAGGCTGTCCAAATATGGTTTGGAGTCCAAGGTTGAAGAAATTAATCGCGCCGGAGTAAGAATCGCTCGTAAAGCTGCTGGAGATAATGGATATGTATTAGGTGCTGTGGGCTCTATACGCGCCGGTAAGCGTGCAAATCTCTCTTCAACAGAGTTGAAGAAGTATTTTACACAACAGATTACAGCATTGTTAGAAGAAGAAGTAGACGGCATTATGCTAGAAACCTTCTACGATGTCGAGGAACTGCATCTTGCTCTAAAAACAGTACGTAAACATAGTACACTCCCAGTGATTTGCCAATTTGCTGTGGATGAATCGGCACGTACATTAGATGGGTTGACGCTGCCAGAGGCTTTTCGTATTTTGGAAGGTGACGGAGCAGATATCATCGGATTTAACTGTAATACAGGTCCAAATGGAATTAAGAGAGCACTAAAAGCTGTACAGGGTAACCTAGTTCTACCAACCTCAGTGTATCCCAATGCAGGTGTTGCGGATTATGTAGACGGAGAATATCGGTATGGGGCTTCACCGGAATATTTCGGACAGATGGCAGTGACTTTTGCAGAAATGGGTTGCAGAATTATCGGCGGCTGCTGTGGTACCACCCCGCAGCATATTGCTGAAATTTCTTCAGCGTTGAAAGGTTACGTACCACAGCCACTTCCAGAACCGACACTTCCGACAGTGGAGCGTGTATCGCTGCAAGAGCATTTTGGCGAAGATGAAGGAAGAGATGGCCGTGAACCGAACCTGGTTGATCTTGTAAAGGAACGGCACACGGTTATTGTTGAACTTGACCCGCCACGAGATTTGGATATCGCCAAGTTCATGCAGGGAGCAGAAGTGCTTCGAAGAGCAGGTGCAGATGCACTGACCTTGGCCGATAACTCACTGGCTGTTACACGGATGAGCAATATGGCTTTGGGCCATTTGGTGCACGCTAAAACTGGACTTCGTCCATTAGTGCATATTGCTTGTCGGGACCGTAACCTGATTGGTACTCAATCGCATTTGATGGGTTTTGACGCTCTTGGAATTGATCATGTGTTGGCCGTGACTGGAGATCCAGCGAAATTCGGAGATCTTCCTGGCTCAAGCTCGGTCTATGATTTAACCTCTTTTGAGATTATTAGAATGATTAAGCAGTTGAATGATGGTATTTCCTTCTCAGGTAAACCTTTGAAGCAGAAAGCAAATTTTGTAATCGGTGCCGCCTTTAATCCGAATGTTAAACATTTAGATAAGGCAGTACAGCGACTGGAGAAGAAAATCGCCTCTGGTGCAGATTATATTATGACCCAGCCTGTCTATGATCAGGAACTTATCGTGAAGATCGCTGAAGCAACAGCACATCTGGATATTCCCGTGTTTATTGGCGTGATGCCACTGGCTAGCGGACGTAATGCAGAGTTCCTGCATAATGAGGTTCCAGGCATCCAGCTTACGGATGAAGTCCGGAACCGCATGAAGGGACTTGAAGGGGAAGCTGGAAGAACTGAAGGCGTCGCCATCGCTAAGGAACTGCTAGATGTTGCTACAGCCCATTTCAATGGGATCTATCTGATGACACCATTCATGTTCTATGATATGAGCGCACAGCTGATGGAGTATGTATGGGAGAAATTAGGACGCAAATTGTCCCCCTTGTTTCGCTAG
- a CDS encoding calcium-translocating P-type ATPase, SERCA-type: MEQNSWHRLGAEELQKMFNVHPRTGLSGEDAAERRKQNGFNELSEGKTVSPFTLLLNQFKDFMVLVLMGATLVSGLLGEYLDAITIIAIILLNGALGFVQEFRAERSLRALKQLSAPSAKVLRGGNSEVIPAKMLVPGDIVMLESGDRIPADVRWLECSSLYVEESALTGESLPVSKHSEMIHAEEIPLGDQKNLGFMGTMVTRGTGKAIVIRTGMNTEMGKIADLIQNTESQETPLQHRLEQLGKILIYVSLGLTIVVVAAGILHGQPATAMFLAGVSLAVAAIPEGLPAIVTIALALGVQRMIKRKAIVRKLPSVETLGCASVICSDKTGTLTQNKMTVTRLWTGGRGLEVTGEGYDPNGQVLEKGKPVDLKNDQSLRRMLQVGALCSNAEIIETFPSEVRGKRKGKDKDSVVDKSSDSSSVWELKGDPTEGALVALSGKMGLTAQTLAVTYSREKEFPFDSERKLMSVIVGHPGGRMVCTKGAPDVLLNRCSYMLWEGGVVPCTPTLRQKVLDANEQMASGALRVLGMAYRDMRPSENLNSEKDAECQLVFVGLAGMIDPPRREVRDAISITRRAGIKTVMITGDHGTTAEAIAHQLGILQRGGTVLTGAQLTRMDDDELDKVSDNVYVFARVSPEHKLRIVKSLQRRGHVVAMTGDGVNDAPAIKAADIGISMGITGTDVTKEASSLVLGDDNFSTIVAAIEEGRNIYENIRKFIRYLLASNVGEILTMFFAMMLGLPLPLVPIQILWVNLVTDGLPAMALGVDQPEKDLMEHKPRGAKENIFARRLGWKIISRGFLIGLCTLGAFWLTLRVAPENPAQLIRAQSVAFATLVMAQLIHVFDCRSSRSVFHRNPFQNKYLVLAVLSSVLLMLAVMYVPFLQPVFKTVPLHFREWCLVFVTAGIPTFLMGAGSVWGGKRNRGRSGSNSMIKSTKISA; this comes from the coding sequence ATGGAACAAAACAGTTGGCACCGGCTCGGTGCAGAAGAGCTGCAGAAAATGTTCAATGTCCATCCGAGGACGGGCCTCAGTGGAGAGGATGCCGCGGAGAGACGGAAGCAGAATGGGTTTAACGAGCTGTCCGAAGGAAAGACCGTATCCCCCTTTACCTTGCTGTTGAACCAGTTCAAGGATTTCATGGTGCTCGTGCTCATGGGTGCGACACTCGTATCCGGTTTGCTTGGCGAATATTTGGATGCCATCACGATCATCGCGATTATCCTTCTAAACGGAGCCCTTGGATTTGTCCAGGAGTTTCGCGCTGAACGTTCGCTAAGAGCTTTAAAGCAGCTCTCCGCACCTTCTGCCAAAGTTCTGCGTGGGGGGAATAGCGAGGTCATTCCAGCTAAGATGTTAGTGCCTGGTGATATTGTCATGTTGGAGAGTGGTGACCGAATTCCCGCCGATGTACGATGGCTGGAATGCAGTTCTCTATATGTGGAAGAATCCGCGCTTACAGGGGAATCACTGCCTGTCTCGAAGCATTCGGAGATGATCCACGCAGAGGAGATTCCGTTAGGCGATCAGAAGAATCTCGGGTTCATGGGCACTATGGTAACTAGGGGTACTGGAAAAGCTATCGTGATTCGTACGGGTATGAACACAGAGATGGGTAAGATTGCGGATCTGATCCAGAACACAGAATCTCAGGAAACCCCGCTTCAGCATCGGCTCGAGCAGTTAGGGAAAATCTTGATCTATGTATCACTAGGTTTAACTATTGTGGTTGTAGCAGCCGGTATTTTACATGGACAGCCTGCCACAGCTATGTTCTTGGCTGGGGTAAGCTTGGCAGTCGCTGCGATTCCCGAAGGACTGCCAGCCATTGTAACCATCGCACTTGCGCTGGGTGTGCAGAGGATGATCAAACGTAAGGCTATTGTTCGTAAATTACCTTCGGTGGAAACCTTGGGCTGCGCATCAGTAATCTGTTCAGACAAGACGGGAACATTAACTCAGAACAAAATGACGGTGACCCGATTATGGACGGGCGGACGTGGGCTTGAAGTCACAGGTGAGGGTTATGATCCGAATGGACAGGTTCTGGAGAAAGGTAAACCTGTAGATCTGAAAAATGATCAAAGTTTACGGCGGATGCTCCAGGTAGGTGCTCTGTGCAGTAATGCGGAGATTATCGAGACCTTCCCATCCGAAGTACGAGGTAAGCGTAAAGGGAAAGATAAGGACAGTGTAGTTGATAAGTCATCTGACAGCTCATCCGTCTGGGAACTCAAGGGAGATCCAACTGAAGGAGCTCTTGTGGCACTTTCAGGTAAGATGGGTTTGACCGCCCAAACTCTTGCTGTAACCTACTCCCGAGAAAAAGAATTCCCATTCGATTCCGAGAGGAAGTTGATGTCGGTAATTGTTGGTCATCCCGGAGGGCGGATGGTATGTACCAAAGGAGCGCCTGATGTACTGCTTAATCGTTGTTCATATATGCTCTGGGAGGGCGGTGTTGTGCCATGTACGCCAACTTTGCGGCAGAAGGTTCTCGATGCCAATGAACAAATGGCTTCGGGGGCACTTCGTGTACTAGGTATGGCTTATCGTGATATGCGTCCAAGTGAAAATTTGAATAGTGAAAAGGATGCGGAATGCCAGCTCGTCTTTGTCGGATTGGCTGGAATGATTGATCCACCACGGCGTGAGGTCCGTGATGCCATTAGCATCACACGCCGAGCAGGGATTAAGACCGTAATGATTACCGGAGACCATGGAACGACAGCAGAGGCCATTGCTCACCAATTAGGAATTCTGCAACGTGGTGGTACTGTACTAACAGGGGCTCAACTGACTCGGATGGATGATGATGAGCTGGATAAAGTATCGGACAATGTGTATGTATTCGCCCGCGTATCTCCAGAACATAAGCTTCGTATCGTGAAGTCCCTGCAGCGTCGGGGTCATGTTGTGGCTATGACCGGAGACGGAGTCAATGACGCTCCAGCCATTAAAGCGGCGGATATAGGAATATCTATGGGGATCACAGGTACAGATGTGACCAAGGAAGCATCTTCACTGGTTCTAGGAGATGACAACTTCTCAACAATTGTTGCTGCTATTGAAGAGGGTAGAAACATCTATGAGAATATTCGTAAATTCATTCGTTATCTGCTCGCATCGAATGTAGGGGAGATCTTGACCATGTTCTTCGCTATGATGCTCGGTCTGCCTCTACCGTTAGTGCCTATCCAAATTTTATGGGTCAATCTGGTGACAGACGGATTGCCAGCGATGGCGCTAGGCGTTGACCAGCCTGAGAAGGATTTGATGGAGCATAAACCGCGTGGTGCGAAGGAAAATATTTTTGCCCGCCGGTTAGGGTGGAAGATTATTAGTCGTGGATTTTTAATCGGTTTATGTACGTTAGGTGCATTTTGGCTAACCTTACGTGTAGCACCAGAGAATCCAGCGCAGCTGATTCGGGCACAGTCCGTAGCTTTTGCGACACTCGTTATGGCCCAGTTGATTCACGTCTTCGATTGCCGCAGTTCTCGCTCGGTGTTCCATCGAAATCCGTTCCAGAATAAGTACCTAGTTCTTGCTGTATTGTCATCCGTTCTTCTGATGCTGGCTGTTATGTACGTACCATTTCTCCAGCCCGTCTTCAAAACGGTACCACTTCATTTCCGTGAATGGTGTCTAGTATTCGTAACAGCGGGGATCCCGACCTTCTTGATGGGTGCTGGCAGTGTTTGGGGTGGTAAACGTAATCGTGGTCGTAGCGGTAGTAATTCGATGATAAAAAGTACAAAAATTTCGGCATAA
- a CDS encoding YicC/YloC family endoribonuclease, translating to MSFSMTGYGQSSLQFGGYKIMFEVKSVNHRYCEVVLRMPRDWTGYEDVLRRKVQQHVKRGRIDVTINREHDETSSEPVLNRSVVMTYLKAADQLKNEYGLSGELTLRDILSIPGIMESKDEAAGAVSAALEDYSEMLETGLEQSLQSLLEMRAREGSFLAADLEQRLNHLETMHAEMVELAPVVIIEYRDKLRHRLNELNDGTFAFDEHKFGMEIAIFADRCNIDEELTRLYSHFEQCRTLLKGKGPVGRKLDFLIQEMNRETNTIGSKCNHLTLVGLVLDMKAELEKIREQAANIE from the coding sequence TTGTCATTTAGTATGACCGGATACGGTCAATCGTCCCTGCAATTCGGCGGCTACAAGATTATGTTCGAAGTGAAATCGGTGAATCACCGGTACTGCGAAGTTGTACTGCGGATGCCCCGGGATTGGACGGGTTATGAGGATGTGCTGAGAAGAAAGGTTCAGCAGCACGTCAAACGGGGAAGGATAGATGTTACCATCAATAGAGAGCACGATGAGACGTCTTCCGAGCCGGTTCTTAATCGATCTGTTGTCATGACTTATCTTAAGGCAGCAGATCAGCTTAAGAACGAGTATGGTTTGTCTGGTGAGTTGACTCTACGTGATATACTTTCTATACCCGGTATTATGGAAAGCAAAGATGAGGCTGCGGGTGCCGTGTCCGCGGCCTTAGAAGACTACTCTGAAATGTTAGAGACGGGACTTGAGCAGAGTTTGCAGTCTCTGCTAGAGATGCGCGCCCGTGAAGGCAGTTTTCTAGCCGCTGATCTTGAACAGCGGCTGAATCATCTGGAAACTATGCATGCTGAAATGGTTGAACTTGCACCTGTTGTAATCATTGAATATCGTGACAAGCTTCGTCATCGATTAAATGAGTTAAATGATGGGACGTTCGCTTTTGATGAGCATAAATTCGGGATGGAAATCGCTATTTTTGCTGATCGCTGTAATATTGATGAAGAGTTGACCCGGTTGTATAGTCATTTCGAACAATGTAGAACCCTCCTGAAGGGGAAAGGGCCGGTAGGACGCAAGCTGGATTTTCTCATTCAGGAGATGAATCGGGAGACGAATACAATCGGATCGAAATGCAATCATTTAACTCTCGTGGGTCTTGTGCTAGACATGAAAGCAGAGCTGGAGAAGATTCGTGAACAAGCGGCAAACATAGAGTAA
- the dapF gene encoding diaminopimelate epimerase, which produces MEFTKMHGLGNDFIVVFGEQELPNNAADLAVTLCNRFFGIGADGLVYILPSEHGDFMMRIMNSDGSEAEQCGNAIRCVSKYVYDHGLVNSEQIVIETIGAGEQKVTLNVKDGVVETVTVDMGEPVLSGLQIPVAIDAEQVLSEAIESDGTEFKFTAVSMGNPHCVIYVEDAVSFDLATWGPKLEVHPLFPRKVNVEFATVLDRGRVDMRVWERGAGPTLACGTGACATLVSSVLNGLTDRAAWISLKGGDLYIEWNEVDNHVYMTGPAEVVFTGSVAL; this is translated from the coding sequence ATGGAATTCACAAAAATGCACGGCCTCGGCAATGACTTCATCGTAGTTTTCGGCGAGCAAGAACTACCAAACAATGCAGCGGATCTTGCTGTAACGCTATGCAATCGGTTCTTCGGAATTGGTGCTGACGGACTTGTATACATTCTTCCATCTGAACATGGTGATTTTATGATGCGAATTATGAATTCTGATGGTTCGGAAGCGGAGCAGTGCGGAAATGCCATTCGCTGTGTATCCAAATATGTCTACGATCATGGCCTGGTAAACTCAGAGCAGATTGTTATTGAAACGATTGGTGCCGGAGAACAAAAGGTTACCCTGAATGTGAAAGACGGTGTAGTGGAAACTGTAACAGTTGATATGGGCGAACCTGTATTGTCCGGTCTTCAAATTCCGGTAGCTATTGATGCAGAACAAGTGCTGTCAGAGGCGATTGAATCGGACGGAACCGAATTTAAGTTTACTGCAGTATCTATGGGTAATCCTCATTGCGTTATTTATGTAGAAGATGCCGTATCTTTTGATCTTGCGACATGGGGACCTAAGCTAGAAGTACATCCACTGTTTCCAAGAAAGGTAAACGTTGAGTTCGCGACAGTTCTGGATCGAGGCAGAGTAGATATGCGGGTATGGGAACGTGGTGCTGGACCAACACTTGCTTGTGGGACTGGAGCTTGCGCAACTCTAGTGTCTTCTGTGCTAAATGGTCTGACAGACCGAGCGGCTTGGATTAGTCTAAAGGGTGGCGATCTCTATATTGAATGGAATGAAGTTGATAACCATGTGTATATGACGGGGCCTGCTGAGGTTGTATTCACAGGAAGTGTAGCACTATAG
- a CDS encoding NFACT RNA binding domain-containing protein: MALDGIVTRAIVHELQSFIGARIGKIYQPNNHDLIFNLRGAGGGGKLLLSANPTYPRLHLTERSSINPSEAPMFCMLMRKHCEGGTIESITQVGMERIIHINVKTRDELGDVSAKKIIIELMGRHSNIILTDLSTGTIIDGIHHVTPSISSYRIVMPGVAYTEPPQQHKLNPLEIGKEQFLNLISAAEEAALLEDDEKETEPEEIIEGELANLITKEEVEQKPDGSGGPSPSAEPVGWMVHAFSGMSPLVAGEIDLRLRTALAVGDTQETTAEFSTKLWEAFQSVMGLVRDCEFSPVAGPNAKGKMIFSAISLTLLGENAKQYNSISECMEDYYGDKAERDTVKQRVSDLIRFLSNERSKNVKKLANLQKDLDEAQDADRYRIWGELLFASLHAVSKGDKEASLVNYYDKNQAEMVIPLDPLLSPSDNAQRYFKKYNKYKNSLLVINEQLIKTHEEISYMESLLQQLAHASLNDIEEIRDELVSQGYLRDRSKKGKKKKKATRPTLQVFTSSEGIDIYVGKNNLQNEYVTNRLASPNDTWLHTKDIPGSHVVIRSEEFGDATLEEAAQLAAYFSQAKQSSSVPVDCTLIRHVRKPSGSKPGFVIYDHQKTLFVTPDEDRIKSLPNTLRS; encoded by the coding sequence ATGGCATTAGACGGCATTGTTACCCGAGCTATCGTGCACGAACTGCAATCATTCATAGGTGCGCGCATAGGCAAAATATATCAACCAAACAACCACGATCTTATCTTCAACCTGCGGGGCGCTGGCGGTGGTGGCAAGCTATTGCTCTCTGCGAATCCGACATATCCGCGTCTGCATCTTACAGAAAGAAGCAGCATAAACCCTTCAGAGGCGCCAATGTTTTGCATGCTCATGCGCAAGCACTGTGAAGGTGGGACTATCGAGAGTATCACCCAGGTAGGCATGGAACGAATTATTCACATAAATGTTAAGACTAGAGATGAGCTTGGAGACGTCTCCGCCAAAAAGATCATCATAGAGCTCATGGGACGACATAGTAATATCATCCTTACAGATCTCAGCACTGGAACGATCATAGACGGCATTCATCATGTTACTCCATCGATCAGTAGCTACCGGATCGTGATGCCCGGCGTCGCCTACACAGAGCCTCCGCAGCAACACAAGCTGAACCCTCTGGAAATCGGCAAAGAACAATTTCTCAATTTGATCTCGGCTGCTGAAGAAGCCGCTCTGCTGGAAGACGATGAGAAGGAGACTGAACCGGAGGAAATCATAGAGGGTGAGCTTGCTAACCTGATCACAAAAGAAGAAGTTGAGCAGAAGCCAGACGGCTCAGGCGGTCCCTCCCCATCGGCTGAACCCGTGGGCTGGATGGTACATGCCTTCAGCGGAATGAGTCCACTAGTTGCTGGAGAGATTGATCTTCGTCTTAGAACCGCCCTAGCAGTAGGCGATACACAGGAAACTACAGCAGAATTTTCAACAAAGTTATGGGAAGCCTTCCAATCTGTAATGGGACTCGTGCGTGATTGCGAATTCTCTCCTGTTGCAGGTCCGAATGCAAAAGGCAAGATGATTTTTTCCGCGATTTCGTTAACTCTATTGGGTGAGAATGCGAAGCAATACAACTCCATCAGTGAGTGTATGGAGGATTATTACGGGGATAAAGCCGAACGAGATACCGTGAAACAACGGGTGAGTGATTTGATCCGATTCCTCAGCAACGAACGTAGCAAAAACGTGAAGAAGCTTGCCAATTTACAGAAGGATCTGGACGAAGCCCAGGACGCAGATCGTTATCGCATTTGGGGTGAGTTGCTATTCGCATCTTTACACGCTGTATCCAAAGGAGATAAAGAAGCCTCATTGGTCAATTATTATGACAAAAATCAGGCTGAAATGGTCATCCCACTCGACCCTTTATTAAGCCCATCGGATAACGCACAACGTTATTTTAAAAAGTACAACAAATATAAGAACAGCCTTCTTGTTATTAATGAGCAGTTGATTAAGACCCATGAGGAAATATCCTACATGGAAAGTTTACTCCAGCAGCTTGCGCATGCCTCACTGAATGATATTGAGGAAATCCGCGATGAGCTTGTAAGTCAAGGATACCTGCGCGACCGAAGCAAAAAAGGAAAAAAGAAGAAAAAAGCAACCAGACCTACATTGCAGGTCTTCACCTCATCTGAAGGCATCGACATTTATGTCGGAAAAAACAATTTACAGAACGAATACGTCACCAATCGACTGGCTTCACCTAATGACACTTGGCTGCATACCAAGGATATCCCTGGTTCTCACGTTGTCATCCGAAGTGAGGAGTTTGGAGATGCCACACTAGAAGAAGCAGCTCAGCTTGCCGCTTATTTCAGTCAAGCGAAGCAGTCAAGCAGTGTGCCTGTAGACTGCACACTGATCCGCCATGTACGTAAACCGAGTGGTTCCAAACCCGGATTTGTGATCTATGATCATCAGAAGACATTGTTTGTCACACCGGACGAGGATCGGATTAAGAGTCTCCCAAATACTTTGAGAAGCTAG